In Pseudomonas sp. HR96, the DNA window CAGGCGCTGCTCGAACAGCAGCGTAATCGCAAGGACCTGCAGCGCCTGAGCAAGGACCTCGAATCGGCCCGCGCCTTCAACGCCTCGGTGCTGGAAAACGCCGCCGAGGGTATCCTCGTGGTGGACGAGAACGGCGCGGTGAGCTATGCCAACCCGGCCATCTCGCGCCTGCTCGGCGCCTCCATGCAGGAGCTGCGCGGCACCGCGCTGGTCGACTTCCTGCAAAAACCGGCCGTGGCCAGCTGGCGCGAGTCGGAGTTCTATCGGGCCTACAACAGCCGCGACACCGTGCGCATCCACGACGCCTTGCTGCGCACCTTCAACGGCCAGCAGCTGCCGGCGGCGTTGTCCTGCGCGCCGTTGCCTGGCGAGCAGCGCGCCATGGTGGTGACGGTGCTGGACATGTCGGTGGTGCGCAACCTGCATCAGCAACTCGAATACCAGGCGGTGACCGACGCGCTCACCGGCCTGCTCAACCGTCGCGGCTTCTACCAGACGGTGGAGAGCGCGCTGGTGCGCAACGAACGCTCGGAGCAGGTGCAGGCCTTGCTCTACCTGGACCTGGACGGCTTCAAGCACATCAACGACAGCCACGGCCATGATGCCGGTGACAAGGTGCTGCGCTGGGTCGCCGAGCAGCTCAAGGACTGCCTGCGCCCGCGCGATACCGTGGCGCGCATCGGCGGCGACGAGTTCACGGTGCTGCTCGACAACCTCGACTACCCGGAGCACGCGGCCAAGGTGGCCGAGAAGATCATCGACCGCATCGGCATGTGCCAGCACGTTGAAGGCCTGGAGGTCGCCCTCGGCGTCAGTATCGGCATCGCCATCTACCCGGAGTCCGGCGCCACCCTGGACAACCTGCTGCATTCGGCGGATATCGCCATGTACGCCGCCAAGCAGGCCGGCCGTCAGCAATACCGCTACTACGAGCAGGAAATGAACGGCCGTGCGCGCTCGCGGCTGATGATCGAAGGCAGCGTCGGCACCGCCATCGAGCACAAGGACTTCAAGTTGGTGTATCAGCCTCAAGTGTCGATGGTCGATGGCACCTTGCGTGGCTTCGAGGCGCTCTTGCGCTGGCAGCACCCCAGCGTCGGCGACGTGCCACCCGGGTTGTTCATCCCGCTGCTGGAGGAGGCGCGGTTGATCAGCCGCCTGACCAGCTGGATCTACCAAGAGGGCGCCGCGCAACGCCGGGCCTGGGCCCAGGACTTCAGCCCCGAGCTGGTGCTGAGCATCAGCCTGAGCAATGCGCAGTTCAGCATGCCCAACCTGGTGTCCGAACTGCAGCGGGCCCTCGCCGCCAACGAACTCAAGCCGCGCCAGCTGGAGGTCGAGGTCACCGAGACCTCGCTGGCGCACAACCTCGGCGAGTCGCTGCGCCAGCTTCAGCAGCTGCGCAACCTCGGCGTACGGGTGGCCCTGGACGATTTCGGCAGCGGCAACTGCTCGTTGAAGATCCTCCGTGACCTGCCGATCGACACGCTCAAGCTCGACCGTCACCTGGTGGCACGCCTGCCCGGCTCCCGGGGCGATGCGACCCTGGCGCGGGGCGTCATCGAGCTGTGCCGAGAGTTCGGTATCACGGTGATTGCCGAAGGCGTGGAAACCCGCGAGCAGTACCAATGGCTGCTGGCCAACGGCTGCGAGCTGGCCCAGGGGTTCATCGTCGCCAAGCCCCTGACCGCCGCCGCTGCCGGGCAGTTTCCGGCGCGTTTCGACTGGAGCAATCTGTAGCAGCCGGATGCTTTACACTGGCCGCCGTTTCCTGTCGCCCATGACCGCCATGACTCCGCTCAAGTACCTGCAAGCCTACCCCGTCGAACTGCAAGCCCAGGTCCGTCGGATGATGGACCAGGGGCGTCTGGGCGATTACCTGCAACAACGCTACCCCCAGCGCCACGACGTGCAGAGCGACAAAGCGCTGTACGGCTATGTGTTGCAGATCAAGCAGGAGCACCTGCGCAACGCGCCCGGCCTGGACAAGGTGCTGTTCGACAACCGCCTGGACCTGACCCACCGCGCACTGGGCCTGCACACCACCATCTCGCGGGTGCAGGGCGGCAAGCTTAAGGCCAAGAAGGAGATCCGCATCGCCTCGCTGTTCAAGGAGGCGGCGCCGCAGTTTCTCAAGATGATCGTGGTGCACGAGCTGGCGCACCTCAAGGAGTCGGACCACAACAAGGCGTTCTACCAGCTGTGCGAATACATGCAGCCCGGCTACCATCAGCTTGAATTCGACCTCAGGGTCTATCTTACCTGGCGCGATCTCGGCGCCTGACAGGACGTTGCCCATGGAAGTCAGCAAGACCCGCAGCAGTTTCTACCGACGCCTGTACGTCGCCTACCTGATCGACAGCCAGCAGGCCAGCAGCATTCCCGCGCTCACCGAGGTCACCGGCATGCCCCGGCGCACCGCGCAGGATACGGTACTGGCGTTGGCCGAGCTGGACATCGTCTGCGAGTTCGAACAGGCTCAGGGCGAGCGCAATCATGTCGGCCGCTACCGCATCCGCGACTGGGGGGCTATCGACCGCAGCTGGGTGGCGCGTAACTTGCCAGGCATAAAGGAGGTTCTCGGGTATCCCTGATGAGGCGTTTGAACCCGACACTGGTTTTCCGGCTATCTTCTTTGAACACTCCGTAAGCCTTGAGTCGCCCGCCATAGGATCCTGAGCATGTCGCACCTGCTTCGAGCCTGTTGTTTGCTGGGAATACTGTTGGGCGCAAGCCATGCAACGGCCGAAAACCTGCGGCTGGTGGCCGATGCCTGGCCACCCTTCACCGATGCCGGCATGGCCAACGGCGGCCTGGCCACGCAGATTGTCACCACGGCGCTGCAGCGCGCGGGCTACGGCGTGGATTTCGAGCAGGTGCCGTGGGCGCGAGCGCTGCTGGGGGTGGGTGAAGGTCGCTACGATATCCTGGTCAACGCCTGGTACAGCGACGAGCGCACCCGTATCGGCCAGTTCTCTGCCGGTTACCTGGTCAACCGCATCGTCTTCATCAAGCGCAGGGACACCGACGTCGCCTTCAACGGCGACTACACCAGCCTGCATCCCTACCCGATCGCCGTGGTGCGCGGCTATGCGTATTCCCAGGGCTTCGACAGCGACGAACAGATGCAGAAGGTGCCGGTGCACAACTTTCCCATGGCGGTGCGCATGCTGGCCGCCGGGCGGGTGCAACTGACCCTGGACGATGAGCTGGTGGCGCGCTATTACCTGTCCCGCGAGTCACCCAAGGTGCGCAATTCGGTGGAGTTCCTGCCCAGATCCCTGACCGAAAACCAGCTGCGCATCCTGGTCAGCCTGAAGAACCCCGACCATGATCGAATCGTTGCCGGGTTCGACAGGCAGATCACTGCCATGAAGGCCGACGGCACCTACGCACGCCTGCTCAAGGAATTCGGCATGTAGCCTCAGGCCACCTGTGCGGCGCTGTTCTTGTCCTTGATCAGATGGGCTGCCAGGGTGCGCAGCGGCCCCAGCTGGCGGCAAATCAGGGCCAGCTGGGTCTGCACCAGCCGCTGGTCCTCGTCGACTTCCTCGGGCATCTGCTCCAGCTCGCTGGCCAGCGCCTCCTCGGCGTCGCTGTGCACGGCCACGGCTTCGCGAGCGGCCAGGCCCGTGGCGACTTCTTCGATGCTATGCACCAGGCGCTCGCCGGCATCGCCGATCAACTGCCCGCGCAGCGGCTCGGGCAGTTCGGTGCCGCGGTGCGCGCCCAGCCCCGAGAGGTAGCTGAGCAGCGTGTGCGAGAGCACCAGAAAGCGAAAGCCGACGTCGGCTTCCTTGCGAAAATGCCCTGGCTCCATGAGCATGTTGGCCAGCGTGGTGGACAGCGCCGCATCGGCGTTGTGGGCGTTGCGCCGGGCCAGGCGATAGGCCAGGTCGTCGCGCTTGCCATGGGTGTACTGCTCGAGAATCTGCCGCAGGTAGATGGCGTTGCAGCTCAGGGTATTGGCCAGCACCTTGTTCAGGCGCCGCCCTTGCCAATCGGGCAGGAACAGGAACACCGCAAGGCCGGCGATCAGGCTGCCGATCAGGGTGTCGAACAGCCGTGGCAGGAACAGCCCGTAGCCGTCGCCCACCTGGTTGAAACAGAACAGGATCATCAGCGTGATCCCCGCCGTGGACACCGTGTAGCGCGTGGTGCGGTTCACGAAGAACACCAGCCCGGCGACGATGGCGAAGAACGACTGGATCAACGGGCTGGGGAACAGAGTGAACAGCGCCCAGCCAAACGTCAGGCCGATGGCCGTGCCGGCGATGCGCTGGCCGAGCTTGCGGCGGGTGGCGCCGTAGCTGGGCTGGCAGACGAACAGGGTGGTGAGCATGATCCAGTAGCCCTGCGACGGGTGGATCAGGTGCACCATGACAAAACACACCACCAGCGCCAGCGGCAGGCGCAGCGCGTGGCGAAACACCAGCGAGCTGGGCGTCAGGTTCTGGCGAATGCGCGCCCAGACGTCCTTGAGGTTGCGCGGCGAGCGGTCGAGCAGGCTGCTGTCGGTGGCGTCGGCCAGGCTGTCGGGGTTGCTCGCGTCGCTGAGCAGGCGGTCGAGGGTGCCGAGGTTGTGCGCCAGCGCCCGCAGTGAGCGCAGCAGGCCGCGCCAGGCCGGGTTGCTCTGGATGCGCAGGTGTTCGAGGGAGGCGTGCAGGTCGCCCAGCGCCTCGGCGAAGCTGTCGTCATAGACGAACGGCTGGCGCAGCTGGATCGACTCGGACAGGCGCTGGCAGGCCACCCCTTGCTGGCGCAGCAGGCGCTGGCAGCGAAACAGCACGTCGCTGTGGAAGAAGGCTTCGGCCAGGGCGTTGTAGGGGTAGTGCGAGCTGCTGGCGCGCTCGTGGATGTCCTGGGCGAGGAAGTACAGCTTGAGGTAGCGGCTGACCTTGGAGCCGGGCCGGCCACCGCCGACGCGGTGCAGGATGATTTCCTTGCTGGCGTTGAGCGCCGCCACCACCCGGCCGTTCTGTTTGGCCAGCTCCAGGCGCCGGGCCTCGACGTCCAGCTGGCGGATCGGCTCGAACAGGCTGGATTTGAGCTTCAGATAAATGCCCAGCTCGCGAAACACCCGGGCCAGGCCCTGCTGCACCGGCTGGTTGGAAAACAGCGCCTGCCACAGCACTGACAGCACGCCGTACCAGCCGGCGCCGGCCACCAGCAGCATGGGTTCGTGCCAGACGTTGGTGATCTCGCCGCCGCGCTGATCGACGCCGATGGTGGTGTACACCGACAGGATCAGCGTGGCGTAGGCGATGGCGTTGTAGCGCTCACCGAGGGCGCCGAGCATGGTCAGCACGAAGGCGGCCAGGGCCAGCGCGCTGACGAAGAGGATGGGGTAGGGGAACAGCACCTCCACCGAAAGCGCCGCGGCGCTGAAACACACCAGGGTCACCGCCAGCGCCTGCACCCGGCCCTGCCAGTTGTCGTCGGTCTCGGCCAGGGCGCAGGCGATGATGCCGAGGAACAGCGGGATCAGCAGGCGCATCTCGTTGAGGTAATAACAGGCCGCCATGCTGCCGGTCAGGGCAAAGAACACCCGCACGCTGTAGCTGAATTTATCCAGCGCCCACAAGCGGCGCATTGATTGGCGAAACGAGGTCGAGGCCATGGAGGGGGCGAACCTGTCGGGCAGATGGAAATAAGCTCAGCAATGGGGGGCATGGTACCGATTATCGGGGAGGACAGACATCCTTTGTGCCCCACGCCTTGCAGGAGCCGGCGATCTTTCTCGGGATCGACCGGCCTTGCGCTTCTTCGCTCAGGCAAACTGCGCGGCGGCGTAGCCC includes these proteins:
- a CDS encoding putative bifunctional diguanylate cyclase/phosphodiesterase, yielding MECAPIQPSDNSSVLLVVDDYPENLVSMRALLERQDWQVVTAASGVEALGALLEHEVDLVLLDVQMPGMDGFEVARLMRGSQRTRLTPIIFLTANEQSQAAVLKGYANGAVDYLFKPFDPQILRPKVQALLEQQRNRKDLQRLSKDLESARAFNASVLENAAEGILVVDENGAVSYANPAISRLLGASMQELRGTALVDFLQKPAVASWRESEFYRAYNSRDTVRIHDALLRTFNGQQLPAALSCAPLPGEQRAMVVTVLDMSVVRNLHQQLEYQAVTDALTGLLNRRGFYQTVESALVRNERSEQVQALLYLDLDGFKHINDSHGHDAGDKVLRWVAEQLKDCLRPRDTVARIGGDEFTVLLDNLDYPEHAAKVAEKIIDRIGMCQHVEGLEVALGVSIGIAIYPESGATLDNLLHSADIAMYAAKQAGRQQYRYYEQEMNGRARSRLMIEGSVGTAIEHKDFKLVYQPQVSMVDGTLRGFEALLRWQHPSVGDVPPGLFIPLLEEARLISRLTSWIYQEGAAQRRAWAQDFSPELVLSISLSNAQFSMPNLVSELQRALAANELKPRQLEVEVTETSLAHNLGESLRQLQQLRNLGVRVALDDFGSGNCSLKILRDLPIDTLKLDRHLVARLPGSRGDATLARGVIELCREFGITVIAEGVETREQYQWLLANGCELAQGFIVAKPLTAAAAGQFPARFDWSNL
- a CDS encoding M48 family metallopeptidase, encoding MTPLKYLQAYPVELQAQVRRMMDQGRLGDYLQQRYPQRHDVQSDKALYGYVLQIKQEHLRNAPGLDKVLFDNRLDLTHRALGLHTTISRVQGGKLKAKKEIRIASLFKEAAPQFLKMIVVHELAHLKESDHNKAFYQLCEYMQPGYHQLEFDLRVYLTWRDLGA
- a CDS encoding winged helix-turn-helix domain-containing protein, whose amino-acid sequence is MEVSKTRSSFYRRLYVAYLIDSQQASSIPALTEVTGMPRRTAQDTVLALAELDIVCEFEQAQGERNHVGRYRIRDWGAIDRSWVARNLPGIKEVLGYP
- a CDS encoding substrate-binding periplasmic protein, encoding MSHLLRACCLLGILLGASHATAENLRLVADAWPPFTDAGMANGGLATQIVTTALQRAGYGVDFEQVPWARALLGVGEGRYDILVNAWYSDERTRIGQFSAGYLVNRIVFIKRRDTDVAFNGDYTSLHPYPIAVVRGYAYSQGFDSDEQMQKVPVHNFPMAVRMLAAGRVQLTLDDELVARYYLSRESPKVRNSVEFLPRSLTENQLRILVSLKNPDHDRIVAGFDRQITAMKADGTYARLLKEFGM
- the yccS gene encoding YccS family putative transporter, producing MASTSFRQSMRRLWALDKFSYSVRVFFALTGSMAACYYLNEMRLLIPLFLGIIACALAETDDNWQGRVQALAVTLVCFSAAALSVEVLFPYPILFVSALALAAFVLTMLGALGERYNAIAYATLILSVYTTIGVDQRGGEITNVWHEPMLLVAGAGWYGVLSVLWQALFSNQPVQQGLARVFRELGIYLKLKSSLFEPIRQLDVEARRLELAKQNGRVVAALNASKEIILHRVGGGRPGSKVSRYLKLYFLAQDIHERASSSHYPYNALAEAFFHSDVLFRCQRLLRQQGVACQRLSESIQLRQPFVYDDSFAEALGDLHASLEHLRIQSNPAWRGLLRSLRALAHNLGTLDRLLSDASNPDSLADATDSSLLDRSPRNLKDVWARIRQNLTPSSLVFRHALRLPLALVVCFVMVHLIHPSQGYWIMLTTLFVCQPSYGATRRKLGQRIAGTAIGLTFGWALFTLFPSPLIQSFFAIVAGLVFFVNRTTRYTVSTAGITLMILFCFNQVGDGYGLFLPRLFDTLIGSLIAGLAVFLFLPDWQGRRLNKVLANTLSCNAIYLRQILEQYTHGKRDDLAYRLARRNAHNADAALSTTLANMLMEPGHFRKEADVGFRFLVLSHTLLSYLSGLGAHRGTELPEPLRGQLIGDAGERLVHSIEEVATGLAAREAVAVHSDAEEALASELEQMPEEVDEDQRLVQTQLALICRQLGPLRTLAAHLIKDKNSAAQVA